In the Staphylococcus sp. IVB6240 genome, one interval contains:
- the hisF gene encoding imidazole glycerol phosphate synthase subunit HisF — protein MIKKRIIPCLDVKDGRVVKGIQFKGLRDIGDPVALAMYYNDSGADELVFLDISKTEQGHDLTLDIIEKTASQLFIPLTVGGGISTLDDISQLLRHGADKVSLNSAALKNPELIRQASEKFGRQCICIAIDSQYDPETDDYYCCTHGGKQRTDKRVYEWVQEVEALGAGELLVTSMAYDGMKNGFDLDHLNGIAQRVNIPIIASVGGGNADHFVELFNETPVSAGLAASILHDKETTVKEIKTTLDQGGIPVRWH, from the coding sequence ATGATTAAAAAACGTATCATCCCCTGCCTCGACGTTAAAGATGGACGTGTGGTTAAAGGGATTCAGTTCAAAGGGTTGCGCGATATTGGTGATCCCGTCGCACTCGCGATGTATTATAACGACAGCGGTGCCGATGAACTGGTTTTTCTAGACATTTCTAAGACAGAACAAGGTCATGATCTAACATTAGATATCATTGAAAAGACAGCATCTCAACTGTTTATTCCATTAACAGTCGGTGGCGGCATTTCAACACTTGATGATATTTCTCAGCTGCTCAGACATGGTGCAGACAAAGTATCGCTTAACTCAGCTGCACTCAAAAATCCCGAACTTATTCGCCAAGCAAGTGAAAAGTTCGGGCGCCAATGTATCTGTATTGCGATTGATAGCCAATATGATCCTGAAACAGATGATTACTACTGCTGTACACACGGTGGTAAGCAACGTACAGACAAGCGTGTGTATGAGTGGGTTCAAGAAGTAGAGGCACTCGGTGCAGGTGAATTACTCGTGACAAGTATGGCCTATGACGGCATGAAAAACGGCTTTGATCTTGATCACTTAAACGGGATTGCACAACGGGTGAATATCCCAATCATCGCTTCAGTTGGTGGCGGCAATGCTGACCACTTTGTAGAACTATTCAATGAAACACCCGTCTCTGCTGGACTTGCCGCAAGTATTTTACATGATAAAGAAACTACAGTTAAAGAAATAAAAACAACACTTGATCAAGGAGGGATTCCAGTCAGATGGCACTAA
- a CDS encoding Abi family protein, which translates to MNPKPLTFKEQLQLFKKRGMIIDNETRAIEKLENIGYYKLKEFAYPLSKVVENENKEQMRVYENVNFNDVITRYYQDKNLRLGLLHAIEKIEVSLKTKISYVLGESYGAFGYLDFSKWCNKEEYCKHYLNYQQNRFKKELFTKIKLSRSLDLKEEKNLNYQGYPSVWLMVDVLMFGDIVHLLTLMSRKNLQRISDYYNCSNKELLSWLKCLNFMRNICAHNSNIVDIKLTTAPVVNDNWKSDIYRFKDGNYSNRLAIVLYIIHHFVRRTNSKYQIYKVSLAIEKIVGKNKRRINQLGFISEESINKLRNL; encoded by the coding sequence ATGAATCCTAAACCATTAACATTTAAAGAACAGTTGCAGTTATTTAAGAAGCGTGGCATGATTATTGACAATGAAACACGAGCTATAGAAAAGTTAGAAAATATAGGCTATTATAAATTGAAAGAATTTGCATATCCTTTATCTAAAGTTGTTGAAAACGAGAATAAAGAACAGATGAGAGTTTACGAAAATGTGAATTTCAACGATGTTATTACTCGTTATTATCAAGATAAGAATTTAAGGCTAGGTTTATTACATGCAATAGAGAAAATAGAAGTTTCTCTAAAAACAAAAATATCTTACGTTCTTGGAGAATCTTATGGTGCCTTTGGATATTTAGATTTTTCTAAATGGTGTAACAAAGAGGAATACTGCAAACATTATCTGAATTATCAGCAAAATAGATTTAAAAAAGAGTTATTTACTAAAATAAAACTTTCAAGAAGCTTAGATTTGAAAGAAGAGAAGAACCTTAATTATCAAGGTTATCCAAGTGTTTGGTTAATGGTTGATGTTTTGATGTTTGGAGATATTGTTCATTTACTTACATTGATGTCACGTAAAAACTTGCAGAGAATCTCTGATTATTATAATTGTAGTAACAAAGAATTATTATCTTGGCTTAAATGCCTTAACTTTATGAGAAATATATGTGCTCATAATTCCAATATAGTCGATATTAAATTGACTACGGCCCCTGTAGTCAATGATAATTGGAAAAGTGATATATATCGATTTAAAGATGGTAATTATTCTAATAGGTTGGCAATTGTACTTTATATTATTCATCATTTTGTTAGACGCACTAATTCCAAATACCAGATTTATAAAGTGTCTCTCGCTATCGAAAAAATTGTTGGTAAAAATAAAAGGAGAATAAATCAACTGGGATTTATTTCGGAAGAATCGATTAATAAATTGAGAAATTTATAA
- the hisA gene encoding 1-(5-phosphoribosyl)-5-((5-phosphoribosylamino)methylideneamino)imidazole-4-carboxamide isomerase, whose translation MLKLWPAIDLIEGQSVRLTEGDYDTSEAMTRSAEDSIQFYQQFECVDRIHIIDLIGAKSQRAVEMDYIRQLINSSTKPIEVGGGIRDVDTIRNYLSHGVDYCIVGTKAIQDIDWLTETATLFPGKLYVSVDAYDTDIKINGWLEDAQLNLFDYVSAIEHLPLGGVIYTDISKDGKLQGPNFERTAQLAAHTQLPVIASGGIRHQADLHQLEETGVAAAIVGKAANQPEFWEGL comes from the coding sequence ATGCTTAAATTATGGCCAGCAATTGACCTTATTGAAGGACAAAGCGTGCGCTTAACAGAGGGAGATTATGATACATCAGAGGCAATGACACGTTCAGCAGAGGACAGCATTCAATTTTATCAGCAGTTTGAATGTGTTGATCGTATTCACATTATTGATTTAATCGGTGCTAAGTCACAACGCGCAGTCGAAATGGACTACATTCGCCAACTCATCAATAGTAGTACGAAACCGATTGAAGTGGGTGGTGGCATCCGTGATGTGGATACCATTCGTAACTATCTCTCACATGGCGTAGATTACTGTATTGTCGGAACGAAAGCCATTCAAGATATCGACTGGTTAACAGAAACGGCCACATTATTTCCCGGGAAACTGTATGTATCCGTGGATGCATATGATACAGATATCAAAATAAATGGTTGGTTAGAAGATGCGCAACTGAACTTATTTGACTATGTATCTGCTATTGAACACTTACCACTTGGCGGTGTGATTTATACCGACATCTCGAAAGACGGAAAGTTACAAGGTCCAAACTTTGAACGGACAGCACAACTGGCAGCCCATACCCAACTTCCTGTTATCGCATCAGGCGGGATTCGTCATCAAGCAGATTTGCACCAACTTGAAGAGACAGGTGTCGCAGCAGCTATTGTAGGAAAAGCCGCAAACCAACCTGAATTCTGGGAGGGATTATGA
- the hisIE gene encoding bifunctional phosphoribosyl-AMP cyclohydrolase/phosphoribosyl-ATP diphosphatase HisIE, protein MALKPDFSKGLLPAILQDATTQQVLMLGYMNEEAFERTVNDGVAWFYSRSKQRLWKKGETSEHTQQVVDIRLDCDDDTILLFVNPQGPTCHTGSQSCFNTPVPYQLQQLETTIQQRASEQSDKSYTQYLLTEGKEKITKKFGEEAFEVVIAAMKNDRSELIAESADLLYHLFVLLHEQGVTINEVESLLSERHNTQNNFKGERQDIENW, encoded by the coding sequence ATGGCACTAAAACCAGACTTTTCCAAAGGACTCTTACCTGCAATTTTACAAGATGCCACAACACAACAAGTATTGATGTTAGGCTACATGAATGAAGAAGCATTTGAACGTACGGTCAATGACGGTGTCGCATGGTTCTATTCACGCTCAAAGCAGCGCTTATGGAAGAAGGGGGAAACATCTGAACATACACAACAAGTTGTCGACATACGTCTGGACTGTGATGATGATACAATTTTATTATTTGTAAATCCACAGGGACCAACATGTCACACCGGCTCCCAAAGTTGTTTCAACACACCAGTGCCCTATCAACTACAACAACTCGAAACAACCATTCAACAACGTGCAAGCGAGCAGTCAGATAAGTCTTACACGCAATATTTACTGACAGAAGGTAAAGAAAAAATCACTAAGAAATTTGGTGAAGAAGCATTCGAAGTCGTGATTGCAGCTATGAAAAATGACCGTTCCGAACTCATCGCAGAAAGTGCCGATCTACTCTATCACCTGTTTGTCCTCTTGCACGAACAAGGCGTAACGATTAATGAGGTTGAATCATTGCTCAGTGAACGTCATAATACACAAAATAACTTTAAAGGCGAACGCCAAGATATCGAGAACTGGTGA
- the betA gene encoding choline dehydrogenase: MGKAYDKMYDYIIIGGGSAGSVLGARLSEDKDKKVLVLEAGRSDYPWDLFIQMPAALMYPSGNRFYDWKYETDGEPHMGGRKVFHTRGKVLGGSSSINGMIYQRGNPLDYEKWGSPKGMETWDYAHCLPYFKRLETAFGATPNDSIRGLNGPIKLRRGPADNPLFHSFFDAAVEAGYKKTQDVNGYRQEGFGPFDSQIHNGQRVSASRAYLRPAMKRKNLTVKTRAFVEKLHFDGNTVTGVTYKRNGRLHKVLAREVILSGGAFNTPQLLQLSGIGDTEYLKTLGIEPRLHLPGVGENFEDHLEVYIQHTCKEPVSMQPSLNKLKMPFIGLEWITRRTGAASSNHFEGGGFVRSNEDVAYPNLMFHFLPLAVRYDGQKAETAHGYQVHVGPMYSNSRGSLKITSTNPYVKPKFVFNYLSTEEDKREWVEAIRVARNILNQPAMDRYNGGEISPGPSVQTDEEILDWVRRDAETALHPSCSAKMGPASDPMAVVDPLTMKVHGMENLRVVDASVMPTTTNGNIHSPVLMLAEKAADIIKGVKPLEPEHVDYYVHGKNDPEDGAVTSYRI; the protein is encoded by the coding sequence ATGGGTAAAGCATACGATAAAATGTACGACTATATTATTATTGGTGGCGGTAGTGCCGGATCAGTTTTAGGTGCACGCTTGAGTGAAGATAAAGATAAAAAGGTGTTAGTGCTGGAAGCGGGTCGCAGTGACTACCCTTGGGACTTATTCATTCAAATGCCTGCAGCACTCATGTATCCATCAGGTAATCGTTTTTATGATTGGAAATATGAGACAGATGGCGAGCCACATATGGGTGGACGTAAAGTCTTCCATACACGTGGGAAAGTACTTGGTGGATCAAGTTCAATTAACGGTATGATCTATCAGCGTGGGAATCCATTAGACTATGAAAAATGGGGAAGCCCTAAAGGTATGGAAACATGGGATTATGCACACTGTCTGCCATACTTTAAACGCTTAGAAACAGCATTCGGTGCAACACCAAATGATTCGATTCGTGGTTTAAATGGTCCAATCAAACTACGTCGTGGACCAGCCGACAATCCACTGTTCCATTCATTCTTTGATGCAGCAGTAGAAGCGGGTTACAAAAAGACACAAGATGTAAATGGTTACCGTCAAGAAGGCTTTGGCCCATTCGACAGTCAAATTCATAACGGCCAACGTGTATCAGCATCACGTGCCTATTTACGTCCAGCTATGAAGCGTAAAAATTTAACAGTGAAAACACGTGCATTTGTAGAAAAACTACATTTTGATGGAAATACAGTGACAGGCGTGACATATAAACGCAATGGTCGTTTGCATAAAGTATTGGCACGCGAAGTAATCTTATCAGGTGGGGCATTTAATACACCGCAATTACTACAACTTTCAGGTATTGGTGATACAGAATACTTAAAAACTTTAGGTATCGAACCACGCTTACATTTACCAGGTGTGGGTGAAAACTTTGAAGATCATCTTGAAGTATACATTCAACATACTTGTAAAGAACCAGTTTCAATGCAACCAAGCTTGAACAAGTTGAAAATGCCATTCATCGGTTTAGAATGGATAACACGCCGTACAGGTGCTGCATCAAGTAACCACTTTGAAGGGGGCGGATTTGTCCGTTCAAATGAGGATGTTGCATATCCAAACTTAATGTTCCATTTCTTGCCACTTGCAGTACGCTATGATGGACAAAAAGCAGAAACAGCACATGGCTATCAAGTTCATGTTGGCCCAATGTATTCAAACTCACGTGGTAGCTTAAAAATCACATCAACAAACCCATATGTGAAACCGAAATTTGTCTTCAACTACTTATCTACAGAAGAAGACAAGCGTGAATGGGTAGAAGCGATTCGTGTTGCACGTAACATCTTAAATCAACCAGCCATGGATCGTTATAACGGTGGAGAAATTTCTCCAGGACCAAGCGTTCAAACTGATGAAGAGATTTTAGACTGGGTACGTCGCGATGCAGAAACAGCCTTGCACCCATCATGTAGTGCAAAAATGGGACCTGCCTCAGACCCAATGGCAGTTGTGGACCCATTAACAATGAAAGTACACGGCATGGAAAACCTACGTGTTGTTGACGCATCAGTTATGCCAACAACAACAAACGGAAACATCCATTCACCAGTACTCATGTTAGCTGAAAAAGCAGCAGATATTATCAAAGGTGTCAAACCATTAGAGCCTGAACATGTGGATTACTATGTTCACGGTAAAAACGACCCAGAAGATGGCGCTGTAACATCATATCGTATTTAA